One window of the Diabrotica undecimpunctata isolate CICGRU unplaced genomic scaffold, icDiaUnde3 ctg00002319.1, whole genome shotgun sequence genome contains the following:
- the LOC140431943 gene encoding RING finger and CHY zinc finger domain-containing protein 1-like, protein MSTPCCKKVYTCRFCHDENENHKLIRKEVTELICAVCETKQKVQSSCQNCGVAFGKYICLECNLFDDEDKKQFHCKGCGICRIGGADRFFHCEKCNMCLPNQIQSGHK, encoded by the exons ACTCCATGTTGCAAGAAAGTATACACCTGCAGATTTTGTCATGACGAAAATGAAAACCATAAGTTGATTAGAAAAGAAGTAACTGAGCTAATATGTGCTGTGTGTGAAACAAAGCAAAAAGTCCAAAGCTCTTGTCAAAACTGTGGGGTAGCTTTTGGGAAG taTATATGTCTCGAGTGTAATTTATTTGATGATGAAGACAAAAAGCAGTTCCATTGCAAGGGATGTGGGATTTGTAGGATTGGTGGAGCTGATAGATTCTTTCATTGTGAGAAGTGCAATATGTGTCTTCCAAACCAAATTCAATCAGGACATAAG